The Candidatus Binatus sp. DNA segment CAATCGCACAATATCTACGCCGCATCGCTTGCCCCGACGCATGCATTCCGCGTCAATGCTCCGCCAGCATCGCCGCCACGCAATTCGGAGGCGGGCAGGGACGCCCGCCCTACCCACTTTTGAGCGAAGGCTGCCGGAGTCGAAGGATCCCTTGCGCTCCTTTCTGTCATTCCCGCGCGATGGCTGCCGCGCGAGGAATCCCGGATCTTTTGCGGATATCGTGCGATTAAATGTTGAACGACAGCGCGTGCTTGCGCTTGTCGGCGAGCGATTGCAGCGTCGCCGTGCGCAGGATCGAATTGACCGTATCGCGCACCTCGCGCCACACGTCGCGCATCGCGCACGCTTGCTCGCGCGGGCAGTTCGCCGAGTTTTCCTCGAGGCATTCGACCGGGACGTAGTCGCCCTCGACGATCTCGACCACGTCGGCCATCGTGATTCGCGACGGCGGCTTGGCGAGCATGTAGCCGCCGCTCGGTCCCTTCTGGCTGGCGACCAGGCCGCCGCGTTTAAGCTCGATCAAGAGCCGCCGCAAGTAGTTCTCCGGGATGTCCTGGGTCTCGGCGATCTCCTCGACCCGGATCGGGATGTTCGATGGATACCGCTCCGCCAGATGCAGCAAAGCCTTCAGGGAATAATCAACGCCGACGCCGAATTTCATCTTTGATCCAACGCCTTTGTAGCATATCGTCCGAATAGATGGAATAGACGACCGACTTTGTCATCTAATTAATTGACTAAGTTACTCACACTAGTTATGTTTTACCTACTCGCGCCCATCAAAGAGGTGCAAGCAAGCATCCTGTAGAGGAACGCTGTAGTGCCGAGGAAAGAACCACAATCCTGGGAAATGGTCTTGAAGCGCAACTCGGTCGAGCGCCTCAAGCACGAACTGTTTCCCACCGAACTCGCCGGCCAATGGAATCGCCTGGCCGAGACCTCGTACGAGAAGCTGCCCGAGGAAGATATCGTGCGTCTGCAGTGGTTCGGCATGTACCACGACAAGCCGAAGATCGGCACCTTCATGATGCGCGTGAAAATTCCGAGCGGCATCCTGAGCGCCGACGGGCTCCGCGCGATCGGCGAGATTTCCGAGACCTACGGACGCGACCAGGGCGAGCTCACGACGCGCCAGAACTTCCAGCTTCATTACATCACGCTCGATAAATTTCCCGAGATTCTCGAGCGCCTGAAGCGCGTCGGGCTCACCACGATGGGCGGCTGCGGCGACGTGGTGCGCAATATCACCGGATGTCCCGTCGCGGGCGTCGATCACGACGAGCTGTTTGACGTGACGCCGCTGATCGCAGAGGCGGCCGGCTTCTTTTACGGCAATCGCGAGTACTCGGATTTGCCGCGCAAGCACAAGATTACGATCGCGGCGTGCCGCTATCACTGCAATGCGCCGGAAATTAATTGCGTCGCGCTGATCGGGATGGTCCGCGACGGCCGCGAAGGATTCGCAGTGCGGGTCGGCGGCGGGCAATCCTCGACGCCGCGCCTCGCACGACATCTTGGCGTGTTCATCACGCGCGAACAGGCGATGCCCGTGATGCGCGCGATCATCGACGTGTGGAAAGGCACCACCGAGTACCGCATCTCGCGGGTCAAGGCGCGCCTCAAGTTCATGATCGACGATTACGGCCCCGCGGAGTTCCGCAAGCTGGTCGAGGCGCGGCTCGGTTACGCGCTCGAGGATCTCGCCGAGACGCCGCTTCCTGACGATGAAAGCGATCACATGGGAATCAGCGCGCAGAAGCAGGACGGCCGCCACTACGCGGGCTTTCCGGTGTACCTAGGCCTGATGAGCGGGCGTCAGATGCGCGCGATCGCAGACCTGGTCGGATCGTTCGGCGGCGATATCCGGCTCACGCGCCGGCAGAATTTCATCATCACGGGAATCCCGACAGCGCAACTCGACGACGTGATCGCAAAGGTCGGCGAGATCGGATTTCCACTCAGCGCGAACGGCCTCTATGCGTCATCGATCGGATGCATCGGCGATCCGCATTGCAACTACGCGGTGACGCCGACCAAGACCAAGCTCGCGACGATTATCGAGCGCCTGGTGGCCGAGTTTGGCGAACAGGTCGGCGGCCTGAAGCTCAATCTCGACGGATGCCCGCATGCGTGCGCGCAGCATTGGACCGGCGATATCGGGCTGCAGGGCACCACCGGACGCGGGCCGAACGGCGAGCCACTCGAGGCCTTCGATATCATCCTGCGCGGCGGACTCGGCAGGGACGCGGCAATCGGCAAGCCGGTGCTGCGCCGCGTGCCGTCCGCGATGGTCGAAGATCAGGTGACCCGCCTCTTCGGCGCATACCTCGAACGACGACAAGCGGGCGAGTCCTTCACGCGCTTTTGCGTGCGGACCTCCGACGCGGAATTGACCTCAATCGCAAACGGCAACGCAATCGGCGCTGACGCCGCCGCCTGAACCTCCTCTGAGGACTGTCTGATGGCTCTGCAAATCGAATTGGACGAACAGGTCGAAACTCCCAAGCTCAGCCTGATCATGGATGAACTCGAGGCGGGTG contains these protein-coding regions:
- a CDS encoding Rrf2 family transcriptional regulator, coding for MKFGVGVDYSLKALLHLAERYPSNIPIRVEEIAETQDIPENYLRRLLIELKRGGLVASQKGPSGGYMLAKPPSRITMADVVEIVEGDYVPVECLEENSANCPREQACAMRDVWREVRDTVNSILRTATLQSLADKRKHALSFNI
- a CDS encoding nitrite/sulfite reductase, with product MPRKEPQSWEMVLKRNSVERLKHELFPTELAGQWNRLAETSYEKLPEEDIVRLQWFGMYHDKPKIGTFMMRVKIPSGILSADGLRAIGEISETYGRDQGELTTRQNFQLHYITLDKFPEILERLKRVGLTTMGGCGDVVRNITGCPVAGVDHDELFDVTPLIAEAAGFFYGNREYSDLPRKHKITIAACRYHCNAPEINCVALIGMVRDGREGFAVRVGGGQSSTPRLARHLGVFITREQAMPVMRAIIDVWKGTTEYRISRVKARLKFMIDDYGPAEFRKLVEARLGYALEDLAETPLPDDESDHMGISAQKQDGRHYAGFPVYLGLMSGRQMRAIADLVGSFGGDIRLTRRQNFIITGIPTAQLDDVIAKVGEIGFPLSANGLYASSIGCIGDPHCNYAVTPTKTKLATIIERLVAEFGEQVGGLKLNLDGCPHACAQHWTGDIGLQGTTGRGPNGEPLEAFDIILRGGLGRDAAIGKPVLRRVPSAMVEDQVTRLFGAYLERRQAGESFTRFCVRTSDAELTSIANGNAIGADAAA